One Legionellales bacterium DNA segment encodes these proteins:
- a CDS encoding helix-turn-helix transcriptional regulator: MSTKSKNREALKMLEEISGKKLTLGNLLWSIRKCEELSQVEFAEKLNISKQYLCDIEHGRRFASPKMAAEYAQKLGYSVTQFIRLCLQDMIDRDGIRLRVDVNDAA, from the coding sequence ATGAGTACTAAATCAAAAAATCGCGAAGCACTAAAGATGTTAGAAGAAATATCCGGCAAAAAATTGACGTTGGGAAATCTCTTATGGTCAATTCGTAAATGTGAAGAATTATCACAAGTTGAATTTGCAGAGAAGTTAAATATATCAAAACAATATTTATGTGATATTGAGCATGGCAGACGGTTTGCAAGTCCCAAAATGGCAGCCGAATATGCGCAAAAACTAGGATACTCTGTTACACAATTTATTAGACTTTGTTTGCAAGATATGATTGATCGTGATGGTATTCGGTTAAGAGTAGATGTAAACGATGCTGCTTAA
- a CDS encoding class I SAM-dependent methyltransferase has product MNNLDAPNIHHHWTNYDNDPFYQSLSGEGLRTFAKKAGLVNGCDIKLLKPYWENAQSILDVTSGYGRVIHALRSQNYLGTIIGIERNQAQYESAKQYVGQDALLIHGDIHDLTVIQQKFDVILLLWSGLAEFHPSEQPLIIRNLAKKLNPNGYLIIDTIPMNVKPLGTEEFAYRSFLTRVNDSVVHTYEATYDEIELYANQANLNQIKLITVETETQRTRWLYVLSH; this is encoded by the coding sequence ATGAATAATTTAGATGCGCCTAACATACATCATCATTGGACGAATTATGATAATGATCCGTTCTACCAATCTTTATCCGGGGAAGGTTTACGTACTTTTGCTAAAAAAGCTGGTTTAGTAAATGGATGCGACATCAAATTACTTAAGCCCTATTGGGAAAATGCCCAGTCCATATTGGACGTTACCTCGGGATATGGTCGGGTAATTCATGCCTTACGCTCTCAAAACTACCTCGGAACTATTATAGGTATCGAGCGTAATCAAGCACAATACGAAAGTGCTAAACAATACGTTGGACAGGATGCGCTTCTCATACATGGTGATATTCACGATTTAACCGTCATTCAGCAAAAATTTGACGTAATATTATTACTGTGGTCAGGTCTTGCAGAATTTCATCCTTCGGAACAGCCGCTCATCATCCGTAACCTCGCAAAAAAATTAAATCCCAATGGCTATTTAATTATTGATACCATTCCCATGAATGTTAAGCCGCTCGGTACGGAAGAATTTGCTTACCGTTCATTTTTGACCCGCGTCAACGATTCTGTTGTCCACACCTATGAAGCCACCTATGATGAAATAGAGTTATACGCTAATCAAGCCAATCTTAACCAAATAAAATTAATCACCGTTGAAACAGAGACCCAGCGCACGCGCTGGCTCTATGTATTGTCTCATTAA